From Halomicrobium zhouii, a single genomic window includes:
- a CDS encoding FAD-dependent monooxygenase — translation MSSDSRDQPVVVVGAGPVGMTTALALHARNVPVTILEAEPEDRDRSGSRAIYVHGSTLRTLERVHPGLGMDLVDEGMVWPTRRTCWRGKEVFSRTYDSPGGYGDIPHFTSVPQVRTEAYMHEALDDCGIEIHWESEVETVDADGDGVRVETTDGRAWETEYLVGADGGGSTVRNEIGATFDGDESANSFIVADVEEIDGEGYPNERLFHYDHPEVGGRNVLLVPFTGGWRLDIQCLPDDDPEELCSDENMRAIIRTVLGEAYEDNLTWISTYKFLQVHADSFVDDHRRVLLAGEAAHLLAPFGARGMNSGIADADEAASAIAVANRARSDAVARDEIELFAARRERAAQYNIDAAGQALEYLQGDDPKTVLRKEAAASLADHFEVAGEYLDDAPYGPHGAPPIVSTGNY, via the coding sequence ATGAGCAGTGACTCTCGCGACCAGCCAGTAGTCGTCGTCGGGGCTGGACCAGTCGGCATGACCACGGCCCTCGCACTGCACGCCCGGAACGTGCCGGTGACGATCCTCGAGGCCGAACCGGAAGACCGGGACAGGTCGGGAAGTCGAGCGATCTACGTCCACGGCTCGACGCTTCGGACGCTCGAACGCGTCCACCCGGGGCTCGGGATGGACCTCGTCGACGAAGGGATGGTCTGGCCGACCCGCCGGACCTGCTGGCGGGGCAAGGAGGTGTTCTCCCGGACGTACGACTCCCCCGGTGGCTACGGCGACATTCCGCACTTTACGAGCGTGCCGCAGGTCCGCACCGAGGCGTACATGCACGAGGCGCTCGACGACTGCGGGATAGAGATCCACTGGGAGTCCGAGGTCGAGACGGTCGACGCCGACGGCGACGGCGTCCGCGTCGAGACGACGGACGGGAGAGCGTGGGAGACCGAGTATCTCGTCGGGGCCGACGGCGGCGGATCCACCGTCCGGAACGAGATCGGTGCCACCTTCGACGGGGACGAGTCGGCGAACTCGTTCATCGTCGCCGACGTCGAGGAGATCGACGGCGAGGGATACCCGAACGAACGGCTGTTCCACTACGACCACCCCGAAGTCGGCGGTCGAAACGTGTTACTCGTGCCGTTCACCGGCGGCTGGCGCCTCGACATCCAGTGCCTCCCGGACGACGACCCCGAGGAGCTCTGCAGTGACGAGAACATGCGGGCGATCATCCGCACCGTCCTGGGCGAAGCGTACGAGGACAACCTCACGTGGATATCGACCTACAAGTTCCTCCAGGTGCACGCCGATAGCTTCGTCGACGACCACCGTCGCGTGCTGCTGGCGGGCGAGGCCGCACACTTGCTGGCGCCCTTCGGCGCTCGCGGGATGAACTCCGGCATCGCGGACGCGGACGAGGCCGCGTCCGCCATCGCGGTCGCGAACCGTGCGCGCTCCGACGCGGTCGCCCGGGACGAGATAGAACTGTTCGCCGCACGTCGGGAGCGGGCCGCCCAGTACAACATCGACGCCGCGGGGCAGGCCCTGGAGTACCTCCAGGGAGACGACCCCAAGACCGTCCTCCGCAAGGAGGCAGCCGCGTCGCTGGCCGACCACTTCGAGGTCGCCGGGGAGTACCTCGACGACGCGCCCTACGGCCCCCACGGTGCACCGCCGATCGTGTCGACCGGCAACTACTGA
- a CDS encoding DUF7551 domain-containing protein — protein sequence MVGTTLAEIRRHIEDLASDDGEYVLVCGRTGDRPVPAETARFEDRGTAIAAAQATEQYRAALRRYDPRLPYYDLIVCQDNGPLHRPRDVDGNGESAVRAASAPERAQSADAPDHRLLVEFCHRVAAAVFETLSEKGYDDVESTVMDAYFDLAETVADPDDLCLRLLESMAAELDERLSPTEQADVLADAATRYVPVESAVDPVASTMSALRDRGLLADYACEPTATDRPDRSRSVAVDVTDYALSPRNGRLPVLPVVFELFRRRPDWPLSRVRVVGREDRWHVTLELASDADPDGLASAPIRSET from the coding sequence ATGGTCGGAACCACACTCGCAGAGATCCGCCGACACATCGAGGACCTCGCCAGCGACGACGGCGAGTACGTCCTCGTCTGCGGCCGGACCGGCGACCGGCCGGTCCCCGCCGAGACCGCCCGGTTCGAGGATCGAGGAACCGCCATCGCCGCCGCCCAAGCCACCGAACAGTACCGGGCCGCACTCCGGCGGTACGACCCGCGACTCCCCTACTACGACCTGATCGTCTGCCAGGACAACGGCCCGTTACACCGGCCGAGAGACGTCGACGGGAATGGCGAGAGCGCCGTGCGAGCGGCGTCCGCCCCCGAACGCGCTCAGAGCGCGGACGCGCCCGATCACCGACTGCTCGTCGAGTTCTGTCACCGCGTCGCCGCGGCCGTCTTCGAGACGCTGTCCGAGAAGGGGTACGACGACGTCGAGAGCACCGTCATGGACGCCTACTTCGACCTCGCGGAGACCGTCGCCGACCCCGACGACCTCTGCCTCCGGCTGCTCGAGAGTATGGCCGCAGAGCTGGACGAACGGCTCTCGCCCACCGAACAGGCCGACGTCCTCGCAGACGCCGCGACGCGATACGTCCCGGTCGAGTCGGCGGTCGATCCCGTCGCGTCGACGATGTCGGCGCTCCGTGACCGCGGACTGCTCGCCGACTACGCCTGCGAACCGACCGCGACCGACCGCCCCGACCGGAGCCGTTCCGTCGCCGTCGACGTCACCGACTACGCGCTCTCGCCACGGAACGGCAGACTCCCAGTACTGCCCGTCGTCTTCGAACTGTTCCGCCGCCGGCCCGACTGGCCGCTGTCGCGCGTCCGCGTCGTCGGTCGCGAGGACCGCTGGCACGTGACCCTCGAACTCGCCAGCGACGCCGACCCGGACGGGCTGGCGAGTGCGCCCATCCGGTCCGAGACGTAG